The window cgcggtcgccccAGACCCACAAATCGAAacagggaggaggaggcagcgactgtgcagcggagacgagcgcggccgcgtagCCACGTATCTGGcctccgccctgcgccgcgtccttcACATGCCGCTGTAGACGCTCTGATAGTGTCTCCAGTCCCGGCGCTGTCTTCGTCTGTTTTTCTGACGCATTGTCATTGCTTGCGCGGGCTTGCATTGACAGGCCCCGTACTCCGCACACGCGCTGCTGACGCCTGCGCTCGCTCTGGAGGCCCTCGAGGTCTTGGGGGGCCCCACATTGGAgacagcgcgagcggcagaccagcgcgaagaggcggaacgGCGCaagcgcgacagccgcgcgatTCTCGCCTTCGTGCAGAAATTcaagcaggcgctgcgggtgCGGCAGCATGGAGAAGCAGGAAAGAccgaggcagcgcgagagatCGGCCGCGAGGACCTGGAGGAAGCCGCCATCAAGGCCCTTGGCGAACGAGGTGAGCGTTGAGCACGCGCGACAATCGGACGCGACTCGCAGACACAGACAAATTCGGAGTGTACAACAGGCCGACGCCAAGATACGGCTCAtgcacgcaggcgagcgaccgGCACGGAGAGCTGAaaccatgggagcgaagacaATCTgatatgtaactccgttcgTGGTCATCAAAAGGCCATGAGCTGCACACGACCTGCTTGACCACGCCCTACCGACTGTCTTGCGGCGAGTCCGCGGAACCCGCGGCTTCTGTTTACGAGTCGCCCCTTTGCTCACGCTGAGGTggacgcgccggcgatgAGCACGCGCCTCCATGTGGATGTTGCGGCCCTGCACACCCGTGTAAGTCTTGTTCCACCTTTTTTTGCTTTATAGAATTGTACGGTGTCCAGTGCGCGGGACTCCGCCTCAAGCGTGCGGTATTTCTCCCGTTCAGCTCCCAAGTTGGCCTTTCGCGTTCTCCGACTTCCTTTGGTCTCGCAGGTGGTTGGCGCGAGGCGATagcgcttcttctcgagcgtctgtctgcgtcgcctccgccacctGTCTGGTGGGAAGCCGCGGtgctcgccgcagagcgcggcaAGCAGCCGGAGGTCGCGAAGGCATTGCGGCGGCTCACGCGCTTCAAATACGCGGTGAAGCGGGTCGCGAAAcccccgccgcccacgcCTGAGAGCCTGatcgagaaggcgaaggctctGCTGGCTGAGGAGCTCGAGCAGGAGAAagaacgcgagagagagctcgCCAGGATTCGCCGAGAGATGGGCCGCGAACTCGCATTTggcgtcgagggcgcgccggcgaaacCGAGCCCAtccgcgaagaagcagaagcggcACAGGAAGTGCGAAAGAGAGtcggaagacgacgcggagagtgCATATCCAAGCGACGAGGatgagggagaggaggaggacgatgAGCTGCTAGAGGGAGGAGTGCGCAGTCCATTTGGCGAAGAGGTCGCAAGATACTCCGTCGTCTATAAACTTGAAAATCTCCTCAGCGtcaaggaggaagaagaagacccACAGCTACTCTACGGCAAGAAACCAAAGCGGAACAAAGCGAAGCCGCGATCCAAACGGCAGGAATACGAAGACGACGGTAGCTTGTGATAAACGCAGTCTCTGAAACACGCTGCCAGACGCCTCAGGGCAGCGCCGGGCCTCCTGAACTTCAGGTGCCACGTTTCGCTCCCAGCTGTGAGATCAGCCTTTGTCTCGTTTCGCGGCCAAAACTACCAGGTGCTCCCACGTGGCTTCGGTTTCTCTATTTCTACATTTCCGAATGTATTTGGTTCGAGGTTCTGCgctttccgcttcttctgtcgCACTTTTAAAGTTTTGGTGTCTTCTCAGTCCGGGCTGCCAGTGCTCGCGCCCGGCTTAGTGTCTACGAACGAAAGGCTAGGGAGTTAGTTTCcactcgctctctccttcaAGTCTTTGGCTCCTTGGCAGCCTCGGCCGCCACTGCGGCGGCCTGACCCCCGTTTGTTTCTCTCGGTTGCCGCAGACAAGGACAGTTGGGTGACAGTCTGCTTTCACTACTGCCACGATAGGCGAGTCATATGTGTGTTTCGTCGACGAGCGAATCGAGTTCCAAACTCAACTGCTGACGAAGAGAAACAGCTTGCGCAGGCAGGAGCATTTCAGAGTTGCTTCGTTTACTTCCCCGTAGCTCCGCGAGTGCTCGCCAACAGCTGGCAGGCGCCGGATCTACCGTCGTCGTGTGTGCGCGGGCTGGCGCTCTCCTTTCGGGAGCGACCTGGCTCACTGTTATGCTGTGGAGAAACCGCATGTCACTCCCCACAGAACCCGATCTTTGGCCAGTCGGCAAGATGGGATAGACAGTTCGACAGGATCCTGCGGAAGTCGCGGTCACGCATGCCACTAGAGGGCCGCTGTACAGGTTGACCGAATAGACGCCGAGACGCTCCTCGCTCGGCGACGCAGTAGAGACAAAAGTTATTACTCGTATGGAAGCGTGAAGTGCACAGAGCGATCGAGGTTTGACAAAGCTCtagacgcgcagaggaatGCGGAGACTCGAGAAGGAAAGAGTGGAAGAACTCGCACGCTCATTCCGAAAGTGACGGAGGCCAAAGCTCAGTGAAACTGAGAACCCTACACAGCTGTCCCGTGAGGGGCTTAGTCCAGTGGATGCTTAGAGCCCCATTCCAAGTCAGCAGACTGAAAGCTGCTCCAAAAATACATCGTCAGCGAGGCTGGCGGAACGGCAAGCGAAACCGATCCAAGTAGAAGACACACCGACATACAGAGACAAACGCTGCCGAACGCTTGAGGGCTGAGCCAAGCGAAAAGCTGCGCGAGACATAGAATAGGGGCAAAGTAgcgagcgaggacggcgaaaACACGAGTTACCAAAACCACGTTTCCTCGCGTAGTCTGCAGTCCGCGCTTACGGAAGCACAGAGGATCACGTCGCATGCTTGCAGCCCACAGACGCACGGGCAAACCAGGCTTCCACGAACTCCCATACCAtccttcgcgtcgctcccAACCTTTCCCACACATGGGTCTCTCTAGGGCTCGCACTGCCGCTGGCCTCGCTCACTGTGtgcggcctgcgggcgcgtccgcagagTCTCCGTCAGCAGCAGGCCCTTTCTTGCCGGTCTCCTGCTCGAGGCTCTTGAGCTTGGCTAGCATCTTCGCGAGCTCGTCTTGTTGCCGCTTGATCTGCGCAATCGTCTCCTCGACGCTGTCGCCCGTCGCAGGGGCGGAAGTTGGCTGCTCCGTCGAGGCAgttgcagctgccgcgaacgctccgctcggcgcggcgggcgcattgggcgtcggcgcggcagaggggaacgcaggcggagggaaCGGCGCGGACGGCTGGTAGGCGGGGTACCCTGGATGGAAACTGGGAGACCCCGGCTGCACCGCGGGCGCGTAGGCCGGCGGGCGGAaggcaggcgggcgcgccagcgcgctTCCCACCGCGTGCCCAGGATGCTGCGGAGCAtacggaggcggaggacccTGCGAGTATCCGTGCTGGGGCGGGTAGGGCGCTCCAtacgcgccgctgcgctcgcgcggagggaggtCTCGCCGCGGTaagtcgccctcgcgctcgtgGCGCGGACGTGCTCGCCAGgcctcgccggcagccgtGCTCACGCCCTCATCAGGCGAGGCTATGCGCATGGCGGGTTGCGCCGAGGGGTGCGGAGGAGGTGGGGGAGGCGGAGCAGCCGAAAaaggggcggcggcagaagatTCCGCGGAGGGatgagaaggcggcggcacTCGGGTCGCGGGTTCGaggccagccgcgcgccgcgcctcctcttcgtacTGCTGCCTCAGCACCTGGGCACAATGCAGCAACATTGCAACTCATCACCAGACGCTGCCTACATGCacgcgaaaaaaaggcaTCACGACGAAGACCCCCGCCACGGAGGCCGGGGGAGACCCTCCAGCGCGGCAAGACAGGGAGAAAGCCACGGCACCTGGAAGCTGGCAACGCGGGCGGCCTTGGAATtaagcgaggcggagacgtcCGTACCTTCATGCGTTCGTTGTAAAATTTCTCGTCTTCAGGATCTAGCCACTCGGTCGGCTCCTCCATCAACTTGCGACGCATATACTCTTCGCGTTCCTTCTGCCCTCTGCGCACAATCGATACCGCAGGCGCTAGTCGGCTCAGCTTCGCAGCTGAGGCGTCTCAACCCTCCAGCCGGTTCCTCTACCGCCCTGCACCGCATATCTGAATACGAAGCAAGAACTTCAATTATGCACGCCGGCCATGTACCTGACTGTGcggaccccccccccccccccccccccccccgaccAGGAAGCGCTTTAGCACTCGTAGGCGGATACACATCTGTACGTATGAAGCATTGGTGGCTGCAGGTGCTTCTCACCGGAGCCTTCTCCACTCAAAATACGGAACGTGGAGGACTTTGTAGCCCATGCGCGTGAGCAGCCGATGCTTCAGCTTGGTGTAGGCCGTGTAGCGTGTGCTGTTGGCGTAGAAGTGAGTGGGGCCGTCGACCTCGATGGCAatcggccgcgccgcgcctgcgagaaaaCCCCGAGAGACAATCTGCAGATCGAGAGCGAGCGATGCATCTGTGATGGAGGCATCGCCCAGGCCAAGCCCGACTCGACGCGTCTGAGACTGGAGGCCCTTCCCTGTCTCCGACGACCCCGAGGAACGAGCGAGGGATGCGTAAAGGCAGCGAACGTAACCCCCAGGGGACAGACGAGAGAGCGTCTAAGGCCTCCCAGACACGAAGACTCCGACTCAaaaaggcgcggcgcggcgatcGCTGCCACGCACGCGCAAGGAACGCGCAGAAGCTGAATGCGCTCCAGCAGCCCGCTGTGATGGCTGTGTGGTTCGCCCCTCGAGGAGCTGCCTGAGCGCActgcctccctctgcggTCCTGCCGTGTCTCTCtggccttctgcggcgcacCTGTCGGGACGTTGCCGTCCGCGTCGACGAGGGGGCCGCTGAGTCTCTGCGTGAGTTCCTTGATGAGTTGCTCCTTCTCAGCGACTTGCTGCGGACTCAgacgctcttcgccgccatcGAAGATCAGCGGGAAGTCTGTCGGTTTgccctccttcgcgcgcttctcgccctcgtccCCCGCGGTAGGGGCGCCCGTTgagaagctgcagctgccgagaCACCTGAGGCGCGGCTCTACAcgctcgagcgccgcgcgcgccgcagaaccCAGACACGCcccagcggaggcggagagctgcgcagcggaagacgagacaGACGCGACGCTTTGCGAGGCGAACGAGCACtgaggggagaggcgcgcagggccTCGAGAGACCTtgtgagagagagaagaagggtcgccggcggcgagaatcgcaggcaggcgcgaaCTCGAgaacggcggagaggagagggcgaaggGCAAGCGTGCGCtggacggcgcagaggcgcggagacgaggagacgcgagcgacggaAGGCCCAGGCGGAGAGCTGAACCTGCTGAAGACGCCATCTTGAAGACAAGAGGAAACAAAGAAGTAGGCCGCCGTATAAGAAACGTTAAAAGCAAAGATGAAGCGCgaacggcgagagagcgagggagaccGCGCGAACGAGGAGGGACAGGCGTAAGCTACCACTCGCAAAAAACGCCGACTTCACTCCTCACTCTAGGACGATGGAAAGCCCAGCACCCCTCTCATAGTCCTTTCCTCTTTCTTTCAACGAGTTTAGACCCCTGCTCATTCAGCATTTGCAGGGTTGTGAATTGAAGGGTTtgtgtctgcttcgcgaGCAGGTTCTGCGCAGTTGCGCGGAAAAGCCCTGGAAACCTCGatccgcgcatgcatcgccCCAGGCAGCCAcggcacacacgcagatGGTCGCTTGTCCCGCGAAACTTTCTTCTTCTACCAATATCTGTCTAACTCACCTCCGACGGGCACACTCAAGGGCTCGAGCGGCCTCAACGAGAGTAGTATCTTcactcgccttccgcgccgcgtgctgccGGCTCCAGTCTCGTgacaggcgaccgcggcgactTTGCGGCCGCCGACACTTCCCACACAAACAGCGCCGATTCGCGCGTTTCTCTTGTCTCCGGTGTCTCGCTTTCTGTGTTGGGTTGCCACAGCGCCGAGGGAACGACTTACGTCCTCTATACATTCTTCGGCTCCGTTTTCCGACTCAAGGACGAAGGAGAgctcgcgcgagaaggcgagcaagCGTTTCGAGTGACAGGTGAGACCGAGTCTTGCAGCAGCCGTGCAGATGTCGGCGGGTTCGCGATGCTCTAAGAAGGCTCGTACCACGCCGTTTGGATTCAGAGACATTGAACTCAATAAGAGACTGCGACTGTATGCGTTATTCAGATTTCGAACTCTTCGGGTTCAAGATTTTCGCCACGAAGTCTCTGGGACACGCAGCGCACTATGTCGGTAGACTTGCAATCGCGctcagcgggcgcgcgagatcGAATGAATTCAAGTCTGCAGAGGCAATAAGGGCGAGGGAATGTGTACAATGAGAAGAATAGTCAGGCAGCAAAAGAGAGCACTGCAAAGAAAAGGATATGGAGGACAGAGTGGACCGCTGGTCTCGAGT is drawn from Besnoitia besnoiti strain Bb-Ger1 chromosome VI, whole genome shotgun sequence and contains these coding sequences:
- a CDS encoding RAP domain-containing protein (encoded by transcript BESB_068940); the encoded protein is MASSAGSALRLGLPSLASPRLRASAPSSARLPFALSSPPFSSSRLPAILAAGDPSSLSHKVSRGPARLSPQCSFASQSVASVSSSAAQLSASAGACLGSAARAALERVEPRLRCLGSCSFSTGAPTAGDEGEKRAKEGKPTDFPLIFDGGEERLSPQQVAEKEQLIKELTQRLSGPLVDADGNVPTGAARPIAIEVDGPTHFYANSTRYTAYTKLKHRLLTRMGYKVLHVPYFEWRRLRGQKEREEYMRRKLMEEPTEWLDPEDEKFYNERMKVLRQQYEEEARRAAGLEPATRVPPPSHPSAESSAAAPFSAAPPPPPPPHPSAQPAMRIASPDEGVSTAAGEAWRARPRHEREGDLPRRDLPPRERSGAYGAPYPPQHGYSQGPPPPYAPQHPGHAVGSALARPPAFRPPAYAPAVQPGSPSFHPGYPAYQPSAPFPPPAFPSAAPTPNAPAAPSGAFAAAATASTEQPTSAPATGDSVEETIAQIKRQQDELAKMLAKLKSLEQETGKKGPAADGDSADAPAGRTQ